CACGGGGCGACACGCCGACGACGCCGGGCGAGTCGCCCGCGGCGTCCGCCGAGAGTACAGCAGACGATACGACCAACGCACCTACCGACACCAACGATGACTGACGAATTCGACACCACGGTTTACTACGACGACGACGCGGACAGTTCGCACATCGACGACGAGACCGTCGCGGTCCTCGGCTACGGGAGTCAGGGCCACGCTCACGCCCAGAACCTCGCGGACAGCGGGGTGGACGTAATCGTGGGCCTGCGCGAGGATTCGGCGTCGCGGAGCGCCGCCGAGGCCGACGGCCTGCGAGTAGCGACCCCGACGGAGGCCGCAAGTGAGGCCTCCGTCGTCTCGGTCCTCGTCCCCGACACGGTTCAGCCAGCGGTGTACGCCGACATCGAGGACGAACTCGACGCGGGCGACACCCTCCAGTTCGCCCACGGGTTCAACGTCCACTACGGCCAAATCGAACCGGCCGACGACGTGGACGTGACGATGATCGCGCCCAAGTCGCCGGGCCACCTCGTCCGGCGCAACTACGAGAGCGGCGAGGGGACGCCCGGCCTGCTGGCGGTGTACCAGGACGCCACGGGCGATGCCAAGGAGCAGGCGCTCGCCTACGGGAAGGCAATCGGCTGTACGCGCGCGGGCGTGGTCGAGACCACGTTCCGCGAGGAGACCGAGACCGACCTGTTCGGCGAGCAGGCGGTCCTCTGTGGCGGCGTCACCGAACTCATCAAGATGGGCTACGAGACGCTCGTGGACGCGGGATACAGCCCCGAGATGGCCTACTTCGAGTGCCTGAACGAGATGAAACTCATCGTGGACCTCATGTACGAGGGCGGGATGGGCGAGATGTGGGATTCGGTCTCGGACACCGCCGAGTACGGCGGTCTGACTCGCGGCGAGCGAGTCGTTGACGAGAGCGCCCGCGAGAACATGGAGGAAGTCCTCGAAGAGGTCCAGAACGGCGAGTTCGCCCGCGAGTGGATAACCGAGAATCAGGCCGGACGCCCGTCCTACCGCCAGCGCCGCATCGCCGAGAAGAACCACGACATCGAGGACGTGGGTGAGCGCCTGCGTGACCTCTTCGCGTGGGCCGAGGACGCGCAGGAAGAATCGAGCGAGAACGACTCCGAGAAAGTCCCAGCAGACGACTGACCATGACCCGATACGACCGACACACCCAGACCCGAACCGACGACTCGAACGCCGAAAGCCGAACCAACGACGAATCGACCCCGATGGGCGCGGTGAGCCACACTCATCCCCACGCCGACCGCGGCACCGTCAACCGACCGTTTCAGCGCGGGCCGATAGTGGCCGCCGACGGCGGACGCCGGGAAGCGCGCGACGACGCTTCCGAGGCGGACGCCCGCGAGGAGGACGACGAGTCCCGCGAGGCGAGCGGAGACGACCGGATGAAGGACGTGGAACACACGCCGCCCCACGGCGAGGGCGTGGACCGAGTGTTCGAGCGCGGCAGCGAGACCGAAGCCGTCGAATCCGAAGAGTAACCCATCGATGCACGTAGGAACCGATTTTTCCGACGCGACGACGCAGAGCGGGTGGTCCGCGTGAGCGACGCCACCCTGTACGACAAGGTATGGGAGCGCCACAAGGTGACGGAACTCCCGACCGGGCAGGACCAGTTGTTCGTGGGTCTTCACCTCATCCACGAGGTGACGAGTCCGCAGGCGTTCGGGATGCTCCGCGAGCGAGACCTCGAAGTCGCCTATCCGGAGCGCACCCACGCCACCGTGGACCACATCGTCCCGACAGAGGGACGCGACCGACCGTACGAGGGCGCGGCCGAGGAAATGATGGCCGAACTGGAGGAGAACGTCCGCGAGGCGGGCATCGAGTTCTCCAGCCCCGACACCGGAAATCAGGGCATCGTGCACGTCATCGGCCCGGAGCAGGGACTCACCCAACCCGGCATGACCGTGGTCTGTGGCGACAGCCACACCTCGACGCACGGAGCCTTCGGCGCGCTGGCGTTCGGCATCGGCACCTCCCAGATTCGGGACGTGCTGGCGACCGGCACCGTGGCGATGGAGAAGAAGGACGTGCGCCGGATTCGGGTCACGGGCGAACTCGGCGACTGCGTCGAGGCCAAAGACGTGATTCTCCAGATAATCCGGCGACTCGGCACCGACGGCGGCGTCGGCTACGTCTACGAGTACGCTGGCGAGGCCATCGAAAACCTCGACGTGGAGGGTCGAATGAGCATCTGTAACATGTCCATCGAGGGCGGCGCTCGCGCGGGCTACGTCAACCCCGACGAGACCACCTTCGAGTGGTTGGCCGAGACCGACGCGTTCGCGGACGACCCCGAGACGTTCGAGGAGTTGAAACCCTACTGGGAGTCTATCGCGTCGGACGACGACGCCGAGTACGACGACGAGGTCGTCATCGACGGCGACGACCTCGAACCGATGGTGACGTGGGGCACCACGCCCGGACAGGGCGTCGGCGTCACCGAACCGATTCCCGAACCAGAGGACCTGCCCGCGGACAAGCGCGACACCGCCCGGCGCGCCCAAGAACACATGGGCGTCGAACCGGGCGAGACGATGGACGGCTACCCCATCGACGTTGCCTTCCTCGGGTCCTGCACCAACGCGCGCCTGCCGGACCTCCGGCGCGCGGCCCGTCTCGTCGCGGGTCGGGAGGTCCACGACGACGTGAAGGCGTTGGTCGTTCCGGGAAGTCAGCGCGTCAAGGCCGCCGCCGAGGCGGAAGGACTGGACGAAATCTTCGAGGACGCGGGTTTCGACTGGCGCGGGGCCGGATGCTCGATGTGTCTCGGGATGAACGACGACCAACTGGAGGGCGACGAGGCCAGCGCCTCCTCCTCGAATCGGAACTTCGTCGGGAGACAGGGGAGCAAGGACGGCAAGACCGTGCTGATGAACCCCCGGATGGTCGCGGCCGCCGCGATTCGCGGCGAAGTGACCGACGCACGGCAACTCGACGAGACCGCCGTGGCCGAGGAGGTGCGAGCGTGACCGACATCGAGACGGTCGAGCGCGCCTCTGGCACCGGGATTCCGGTCCGGGGCAACGACATCGACACCGACCAGATAATCCCCGCCCGGTTCATGAAGGTCGTGACCTTCGACGGTCTCGGCCAGTTCGCGTTCCACGACCAGCGATTCACCGACAAAGACGAACCGAAGGACCACCCGTTCAACGAGGACCGGTTCCGGGACGCCTCGGTCATGGTCGTCAACGCGAACTTCGGCTGTGGCTCCTCGCGCGAACACGCCCCGCAGGCGCTCGTGCGCTGGGGCATCGACGCCATCGTCGGCGAGAGCTTCGCCGAAATCTTCGCGGGGAACTGCCTCGCGCTCGGCGTGCCGACCGTCACCGCGAGTGCGGACGATATAGAGGCGCTTCAGAACTACGCCGAGGAGAATCCTGACGCCGAAATCGAGGTGGACGTGGCGGCCGAGACTGTCCGGTACGGCGAGACGGAAATCGACGCCACGGTCGACGACGCCCAGCGCAAGGCGCTGGTCGAGGGCGTCTGGGACACCACGGCGCTCCTCAAATCGAACGCCGAGGCGGTCGCTCGGACCGCGAGCGACCTGCCCTACGTGGAGGGTGCGGAATGACCGACAACGACTCGGCGGACGCGACCGCCGCCGACCCCGAGCGAATCGTCGTGATTCCCGGCGACGGCATCGGTCGAGAAGTCGTTCCGGCGGCCCGCGAAGTGCTGGACGCCGTCGAACCCGACTTCGAGTTCGTGGAAGCCGAGGCCGGTGACGCGGTGAAAGACAAAACCGGCGCGGCGCTCCCCGAGGAGACTCGGCAACTCGCGGCGACCGCCGACGCGACGCTGTTCGGCGCGGCGGGCGAGACCGCGGCCGACGTTATCATTCCACTCCGGCGCGCGGTGGACTCGTTCGCCAACGTCCGGCCGGTCCGGGCCTACCCCGGCGTGGACGCGCCGAATCCCGAGACCGACCTCGTGTTCGTCCGCGAGAACACCGAAGGCGTCTACGCGGGCCACGAGTCCGAAATCGCGCCCGGCGTGACCACTCTGACACGGGTCGTTACCGAGGATGCTTCCGCAGAAATCGCCCGTTACGGCTTCGAGTACGCCGCCGAGCGCGACCTCTCGGTGACTATCGCCCACAAAGCGAACGTGATGCGGACCACAGACGGTCTCTTCTTGGAGACTGCCCGGTCGGTCGCCGAGGAGTTCGACGTGGCCTACGACGACGCGCTGATGGACGCGCTGGCGATGCACCTCGTCGCCCGCCCCGAGGAGTACGACGTGGTCGTCTGCCCGAATCTCGCTGGCGACGTGCTGTCGGACCTCGCGGCCGGACTGGTCGGCGGTCTCGGTCTCCTCCCGAGCGCGAACGTCGGCGACGAGCGCGCGCTCTTCGAACCGGTCCACGGCACCGCGCCCGACATCGCTGGCGAGGGCGTCGCCAACCCGAGCGCGACGATGCTGTCGGCCGCGATGCTGTTGGAGTATCTTGGCTACGACGAGTCGGGCGAGCGCGTGCGCGCCGCGGTCACGGGGACGTTGGCGTCCGGTCCACACACGCCCGACCTCGGCGGCGACGCGACGACGAGAGACGTGACCGACGCGGTGCTGTCGAGGCTCTAGCTGGCGGCTTTCGACCTATCGAGAATCGAACCGACGCGGCGCTGTAACGGTGCTGTGACGGTGCTGTGGCGGTGCTGTGGCGGTACTGTGTTCGCAGCACTCAATGATTCAGGATTTGTCCCGAACGGTTACCGGAGCGGGTCACGCCCGCCGATGAGGTTCGTCGTATCTACCTCGTCCGCTCGTGCGCCGCCTTTCTTGACCTCTGTCGCAGTCATGCACTCTAGACAGCCAAAGACCTCGTTGTGGTTGTTTCCGAAGACGCGAGCGAAGTCCCGCGTGACGAACGAGCCACAGGACTGGCAGCGGTTCTCGGCCATCGTGTCGTCGCCGTTGGTGAGTCTGTTGTCGGTGGTGGTCATGATTGCGCGATAGATACACACAATCCTATCCACTTTGTTATCCAGTACCTACACCCCCGTAACCAACGCTTAGCGCCCCCGGTAACCGGCTGTTACGCGGGGTATCGAATCCAGGTGATTCGGAAAACGTACCGCTGGTTTAAGTCGTCGGCGCGTCGAAGCCCCCGAGACACACCGACCCTGCCCGGTGGCTTAAGAGGATTGGTGACATACCTCGTGGTGATGCCCACAATCGAACTCGACGAGGAGACCATCGAGCGTCTGGACAGTCTTCAGGTGGAAGACGAGTCCTACGACGAGATCATCGTCGAACTCGTCAACATCTACGAGGCCGAGGAGCGCACGCTGTTCCACGGCGGCGACTACAGCGGCGACTGACCTCGTCCGGCGTCGCGCGCGCCTACCGCTCGACCAGTTTCGTCTCGCCCGCTCGGACCGTCTGGCCGCGCTCGACGGCCACGTCCGCGAGGTCCACCTCGGGCGGCAGGAGAAGGTCTACGCGACTGCCGAACGAGATATGGCCGAGTCGCTCGCCGCGTTCGAGTTCGTCGCCGGGTTCGACGTAGGGGTGGATGCGCCGGGCGAACGCGCCCGCGATAAGCGTCACGTCGTGGTCGGCGAACCGGACGTGCAGTTTCTCGTTGTTGTCCGACTCCTTCGAGAACGCGGGCCGGTGCTTGCCGGGTTCGTGTTCGACCGACTCGACGCGGCCGCCGAGGGGCGCTCGATTGACGTGAACGTCGGTGACGTTCATGAAGACGCCGACCCGGACGCGGGTGTCGGTTTCGCTCCCGTCTTCTCCGTTTCCGTCCTCCGACTCGTGTTCTTCGTCCCGAATCACCGACACCCGGCCGTCCGCGGGCGCGAGGACGCCGGATTCGGGCGAGGTCCGGTCGGGGTCCCGGTGGAACAGCAGGGCACCCGCACTCAGGAGCGGTCCCGCGAGCGTCCACCGGCGCGTCCACCGCTTCGACCGCGAGCGGAGCGCGGCCGGAATCGCTAGCGCGAGCGCCAACAAGGCGTAGCGCCACGCGCCCGGCGCGAACCGGTTCGAGGCGTTCGGCGGTCGCTGGCCGCCGGAGTCGCCGGACTCCTCGATCTCTTCTCCGCCCGTCATTCGGCGGCCGCCTCTCGGACGCGTTTCCACTTGCCCTGCGCTTCGAGGCGCTCTTGCAGTTCGCTCGCGTACTCCTGTGTGAGTCGGTCGGCCGCTTCGAGGCGTTCTTGGTCCACGCCGTCGTCGCCCCCGAGACCCAGCGCGTCCTTCACGGAGTCGAAGACGCCGCCTCCGGTGCCACCACCGCCACCGCCGCCGCCCGCGACGGAGTTCATCTGGTCGCGGATGTTGTCGAGTTCGGGCATCACCTGCTCGACTTTCGAACTGTCGGCGACGAGGCGCGCCCGGTCGTCGTCGCCGGGGTTCTCTATCTCGAACTCGACGGCGGTCATGATGAGACCCCACTCCTGGCGAGAAAACTGCGAGTCCGTGACTTGCTGTGCGAACTCCTGATCGACGGCCATCCGGTCGCCGACGATGAGGTCCTGCCACGCGCGTTCGGTCATGTCCGAGCAGTTAGGTTGCAGGAAGTATGAGGGTTTTCCTACTCGGCGTTGGTTCGAGCGAAAATCCGCGGCTCCGCGAGCGGTCCTTTTCAAGAAAAACGCCGAGTTCGCGCTTCGACGCCCGGCCTCAGAACGCGCCGCTCTCGACGGTCACGTCCGCCGCGAGGTCGGCCTTCAGCGCGTCGTGGACCTTACAGAGTTCGTCGGCGCGTTCGACGACCTGTTCGGCCTCGTCGTCGTCCATCTCGGTCTCGGTCCGGACCGTGAACTGGACCGCCGAGAGTTTATCGTCGTCGTTGAGGTCTCCGGATACGTCGATTTCGATGCGGCCGAGGTCGCCAACGTCGCGCTGTTCGCCGCCGACGCGGAGCGCGGGGACGTAGCAGGAACCGTAGGCCGCAAGCAGAGATTCGAGCGTGTCGGGTGCCGACTCGCCCGTCGCGTCGAGAGTGACCTCGAAATCTCGAATCTGGTTCTCGGCGGTGTACCCCTCTTCGGAGACAGTTGTGACTTCTTTCGTCATGCGGCCGGACGTTCGGCCGCCAGACTCCTAAGGTTTGCTCATGGGCGAGGAGTCCGTACGTCGCTCACGCTCGGGGTCGCCAGCCACGCAGGAATGCGACCGAAAGCCCGCCGACCGAGAGACCGAAGGGGATGCTGACGGTTCGGACGACCAGCACGGCGGCGGCGGTCGCCGCGGCAGGCGCACCAGTGACCACGGCGACCGCGCCGCCGAGCGCGCTCCCAACGAGAAACCTGGCTACTCGACGCATCGTTGTTTCATGCCCGAGAGGCAACGCGACGGCCGGTTTACGGTTTCTATGATTTCTATATACTCCTACATATACTCTCGGAGCGGAAACGAATCGCGGTCGGACGAGAGCGGCGGCGGTTCCGCACCGCAGACCCTACAGTCGTCAGTAGAGTTCTTCGCCGAGGTCGAACGTCTCCTCGCCGTCGAGATTCTTCACGTCGGCGTCGCTCCCGGTGCCCGTGACCTCCTTGCGGAAGTCCTCGGGGTCCTGCTCGATGGGCGGGAAGGTGTCGTAGTGCATCGGGAAGGCGTAGTCGGCGTCTACCCAATCGACCGCGATGGCGGCCTGCATCGGTCCCATCGTGAAGTGGTCGCCGATGGGCACCGCGGCGGCGTCCGGTTCGAGATACGGGCCGATGACCTCGCGCATCTCGGTCTGGAGCGAGGTGTCGCCCGCGTGGTAGAACGTCTGGCTCTCGGCGTCGCTGACTTGGGTCGGCTTGGTGTCGCTGACGACGAAGCCAGCGGGCATCCCGCCGGTCGCGCCGTAGCTGGTATCCATGCCGTTGGTGTGGTCGGCCCGAACCATCGTGACGAAGGCGTCGTCGCACTCGACGGTCCCGCCGAGGTTCATCCCCATCCCGCCGACGGCCTCGAAGTCGCCGAACTCGTCGCGGCAGTAGCTCACGACTTCGGGGGTAGCGACCAGTTCCGTGCCCTCGTAGCGGTCCACGTCGCCGATATGGTCGGCGTGGCCGTGGGTGAGAAGCAGGTAGTCGGGGTCGAGTTCCTCGGGGTCGGCGTTCGTCTTCGGGTTGTCGAAGAACGGGTCGATGAGCAACTCCGTGTCGCCTACCTCGACGTGCCACGTCGAATGGCCGTACCAAGTGAGCTTCATGTGCGGGCGAATCTACACCCGGTTGGCACTTAAAGAGTGGTGAGGAGTCGCTACGACGATTCGAGCAGTTCCCACCCGACCGCGTTCCGGAGCAACCAGTCGAGGGTGAGTCCGACCGCGACGACGGCCATCGAAAAGACGACGAACAGGCCGACCAACTGCGCGTTCTCGCCAGCGGTCGGGGTCAACACGAACCCGAGAGCGAACAGCATCGAGGCCATGAACAGAATCGGGAGGACGAACCACTTGACGACCCAGTGGTCGTCCAGATAGCAACTCGCGCGACGGAGTAGGTCACTCATGAGTTTTCACTAGATTGATATTTCGTCGTCGCGCGTTGTAAATGGATTCACTCTCACAGTTAGCTCGCGGAACCGCCAGTCTCCGACGCGAGTCCTTGAGTCGCCACCGTTTCCCCCGACACTTGGACATGGCAACCCCTAAGTTTTAGGCCGACCTAACTCAGCCCGAATGGAACTGACTCGTCGGGATGCGCTGGTCGCGCTCGCTGGCGGCGGGGCGGCGGTCGGCACGGGCGCGGTCCTTTCCGGAGAGTTCGAGGGCGCGACCCCCTTCGCCGACGACCCCGCGCCGGAAGACCGGATGGACGCCCTCCTCGCGGTCGCCGATATCGTCTACCCGGCCGAACTCTCGGGCGTCGAGGAGTTCGTCCGGACCTACGCGCTCGGCCGAGTCGAGGACCGCCCCGACTACCGCGAGGGGATGGTCGAGGCGCTTTCGACGCTCGACGAGTACGCCGAGTCGTGGTTCGGCGACGACTTCCTCGGACTCGACGCCGAGACGCGCGAGACGCTGCTCGACCAGATGGGCGTGGACACCGCGAGACCGAACCCCGATGGCTCGGACCCCGACCGGGTGCGTTACTACCTCGTCAACGAACTGCTGTACGCGCTCTACACCTCGCCGACCGGCGGGGAGTTGGTCGGCACCGAGAACCCGCAGGGCCACCCCGGCGGCACCGCGAGCTACCAGCGAGGGTCCCGGAAATGACCGAGCGCGAGCGACGCGCTCCGTCGGAGCGCGCCGACGTTTGCGTCGTCGGCGCGGGTCCCGCGGGCGCGCTCGCGGCCCACCGCCTCGCCGAGCGCGGCCGCGACGTAGTTATGCTGGAGGCGGGCGAGCGCTTCGACTTCGAGGACCGCCAGCGCCGGATGGAGCGCGCGATTCGGCCCGGTCACGGTCCGCTGTCGGTCTGGGAGATGGGCGGCGAGCGCGACCGATTCACCGCTGGCGACGGGCGGTTCTACCCGCTGAACGCCGCCCGCGTAAAGGGCGTCGGCGGCACGACGCTCCACTGGCAGGGGATGGTCATGCGCTTTCACGAGTCGGACTTCGAGGCGTGGCCTATCGACTACGACGACCTCCGGCCCTACTACGCCGAGGCCGAGCAAGCGCTCGGCGTCGCGGGCGCGGACGATAACCCCTACGCGCCGCCCCGCGAGGAGCCGTTTCCCCTGCCTGCGTTCGCGCCCTCCCACAGCGACTCCATCTTCGCGGAGGCCTGCGAGCGACTGGGAGTGACGATGCACTCGGTGCCCAACGCGCGCAACTCCGAGGGCTACGACGGCCGGAGCGCGTGCGTCGGATACGGCACCTGCAAGCCGGTCTGTCCCTCCGGGGCGAAGTATTCGGCGGACCACCACGTCGAGAAAGCCGAGGAGGAAGGCGTCCGGGTCGTCACTCGTGCGCCGGTCCAGCGACTAGAACACGACGATGCGGGCGAGCGCGTGACCGCGGCCGTCTACGCCACGCCGGACGGCGAGACCCACCGACAGGAGGCCCGCGAGTTCGTTCTCGCGGCGGGCGGCGTCGAGATCCCGCGCCTGCTGTTGCTGTCGAACTCCGAGCAGTACCCTGACGGACTAGCCAACTCCTCGGGCGCGGTCGGCCGGTACTTCATGGACCACCTGTTCGCCGGGATGGGCGGCACGCTGGACCGCGAGACTCGCCAGAACCACGTCGGGTTCATCACCAGCGAGTGCCACCAGTTCTACGACGCCCCGACCCGCGGGACGGAGGGGAGAGCGGGCGGCGTGCCCGAGTGGTCGAGAGAACGCGGTGAACCGAAGCCAGACAGCATCAAACTGGAGTTTTTGAACTACGCCGGACCGTCGCCGGTCGAGATGGCCCTCTCGGGCGAGGAGTGGGGCGACGACCTGCTCGAAACTCTGCGGGAGGGGTACGGCAACTCCATCGCTATGGGCGGACTTGTCGGCCAGCGCCCCCAGAAGGAGAACCGCATCGAACTCGACCCCTCGACCACCGACGACCACGGGAACCCGGTGCCGAAAATCCACTGGCGCGTGGACGACCGGACGGAGGCGAGTCTCCGGCGCGCCAACCGGATTCAGCGCGCGATTCTGGACGAGTTGGGCGTCGATATCTCGTGGACGGTCGGCCCGGCGGACACCGGCCCGGCGTTCCACCACATGGGTACGACCCGGATGGGTGAAGACGCCAGCGAGAGCGTGGTGAACCCGCAACTGCGGACCCACGACCTGCGGAATCTGTCGGTGGCGTCTTCGAGCGTCTTCCGGACCAGCGGGGCGCTGAACCCGACGCTGACCATCGCGGCGCTCTCGCTGAAGGCGGCGGACCACATCGACGAACGACTGTGAGACGGGGTTTGGTGTCGTGTTCGATTCGGTGATGGAGTTGTAGGCAAGCCGTCAAAGTTAGCAGTTGCCGACGCCGAGCGATACGGACTGAACGTTCGAGAGAAGCTAGCTACTGCCGACGCCGAGGAGCCACCGCAACGACCTCACACCTCCCCAACCGATTGCGTTGTCTGCGAACCACGTTCACAGATCAGCGAGACGCGTCACGTCTCGCAAGCCTCACTACGTTGCGCTACTCATCCCTCGCGCGGAACGGCGCGGCGCGTTCGCGCCGCGCCCGCACGCGCCGGTCAGAAATCGAACTATCGCTCTTGCAGACCTTTCGCCGCTTCAGCGCCCGTCGATTCGCGTGCCGGGGGTCTCGCCTGCGAGGAACGCCCGGAGGTCGTCGGGACCGAAAATCGTCGCGGGCGCGCCGAGGTCCAGCAAGGCCCGAACCTTCCCGGCCATCCCGCCGGTCACGTCGGTCGCGTCGCTCTCACCGAGGAACCGGGCCACCTCGTCGTAGGAGGCGATTTCCGGAATTACGGCGTCCTCGTCGTCCAACACGCCGGGGACCGTCGAGCAGAACCCCACGCAGTCGGCCGCGATTCCCTCGGCGACGGCCGTGACCACCTCGTCGCCGCTGAGAATCGTCACGCCCTCGCACGCGTGGGCTACCACGTCGCCGTGGAGAACCGGCACGAACCCCTCGCCGAGCATCGTCTCGACCTGCTCGGTCATCAGCGAGAGGGCGGCCGACTCGTCGCGGCGGGCCGCCGAGAACGGATGGACCGGCACCGCGGGCACGTCGCGGTCGTGGAGGCGCGCCAGCACGAAGTCGTCGAGCGTCTTCATCGCGCCGTGGATTTCGACCGCCGCCCGAGCGTCGCCCGACCCCTCGGTCTTCGAGACGCCGTGTTCGCTGGCGTGGTGGTGGCCGAAGCTTCCGCCGCCGTGAACGACGACGAGGTCCGAAATCTCGCCCGACGCGAGCGCGTCGGCGACGGCGTCGGCCGCGCGGTCCAGCGCCGGACCGTCCAGCGCCTCCCGGCGGTCCTTATCCGTGATGACGCTCCCGCCGAGTTTGAGGACGGTCGTCGGGGAGTCGCTCGCCGTCATGGTTCCTCCGCGCGAACGCCGTCGGTGTCCAGTTCCGCCCGAAAGGCGTCCTCGCAACCGGGCGTGTACCGGAGCGCGGTCTCGGTGCTGTCCGTGGGGTCAAGCGCAACGATACACCCGCCGCCGCCCGCGCCGGTCAGTTTGGCTCCGTGCGCGCCAGCGTCCCTCGCGGCCCAGACCATCTGGTCGAGCGACCGCGAGGAGACCCCCAGCGCCTCCAGCAGGCCGTGGTTGAAGTTCATGAGTTCGCCGAGTTCCGCTATGTCGCCCGCGACGAGGGCCTCCTCGCCGCGGCGCACGATGTCGCCGATGCTCTCGACGGTGTCGGCCGCGAAGTCGTACTCCTCGCGGAGCGCCCGGACGCCCGCGACGAGCTGTCCGGTGTCGCCCGCGCCGCCGTCGAACCCGATGACGAACGGCAGGTCCGGGGCCTCGATGGCCCGGCAGTCGTCGCCCTCCACGCGGACCGCGCCGCCCGTCGCCGAGCAGAAGGTGTCGGCGCGCGACGCCTCGCCGTCCTGCACTTCGAGTTCCGCGCGATAGGCGCGCTCGGCGATTTCTTCGGTGGAGAGTTCGACGCCCAACTCGCGCGCCCCGGCGTCGATGCCCGCCGTCGTGACCGCGGCGGAGGACCCCAACCCCGCGCCGAGCGGAATCTCGCTCTCGACGGTGATGTCGAATCCGGCGTCGGGTTCGCCCGCGGCGTCGCGGGCCTGCTCGACCGCGGCGTCGATGTAGCCGATTCCGGCCTGCACCAGCGACTGCGCTACGTCCACGTCGGGACCGCCCTCGGTTCCGTCGCTGTACTCGACCGTGAACCCGTTGAGACTCAGGTCCTCGGCGTGAACTCGGATGCGGTCGTCGTCGCGCGCTTGGACGGACACCCGCGCTCGGCGCTCGATGGCGCAGGGAACCGCCGGTTCGCCGTAGACGACCGC
This genomic stretch from Halorussus pelagicus harbors:
- a CDS encoding GMC family oxidoreductase, whose protein sequence is MTERERRAPSERADVCVVGAGPAGALAAHRLAERGRDVVMLEAGERFDFEDRQRRMERAIRPGHGPLSVWEMGGERDRFTAGDGRFYPLNAARVKGVGGTTLHWQGMVMRFHESDFEAWPIDYDDLRPYYAEAEQALGVAGADDNPYAPPREEPFPLPAFAPSHSDSIFAEACERLGVTMHSVPNARNSEGYDGRSACVGYGTCKPVCPSGAKYSADHHVEKAEEEGVRVVTRAPVQRLEHDDAGERVTAAVYATPDGETHRQEAREFVLAAGGVEIPRLLLLSNSEQYPDGLANSSGAVGRYFMDHLFAGMGGTLDRETRQNHVGFITSECHQFYDAPTRGTEGRAGGVPEWSRERGEPKPDSIKLEFLNYAGPSPVEMALSGEEWGDDLLETLREGYGNSIAMGGLVGQRPQKENRIELDPSTTDDHGNPVPKIHWRVDDRTEASLRRANRIQRAILDELGVDISWTVGPADTGPAFHHMGTTRMGEDASESVVNPQLRTHDLRNLSVASSSVFRTSGALNPTLTIAALSLKAADHIDERL
- a CDS encoding isopentenyl phosphate kinase, with translation MTASDSPTTVLKLGGSVITDKDRREALDGPALDRAADAVADALASGEISDLVVVHGGGSFGHHHASEHGVSKTEGSGDARAAVEIHGAMKTLDDFVLARLHDRDVPAVPVHPFSAARRDESAALSLMTEQVETMLGEGFVPVLHGDVVAHACEGVTILSGDEVVTAVAEGIAADCVGFCSTVPGVLDDEDAVIPEIASYDEVARFLGESDATDVTGGMAGKVRALLDLGAPATIFGPDDLRAFLAGETPGTRIDGR
- the mvk gene encoding mevalonate kinase: MVVSSAPGKVYLFGEHAVVYGEPAVPCAIERRARVSVQARDDDRIRVHAEDLSLNGFTVEYSDGTEGGPDVDVAQSLVQAGIGYIDAAVEQARDAAGEPDAGFDITVESEIPLGAGLGSSAAVTTAGIDAGARELGVELSTEEIAERAYRAELEVQDGEASRADTFCSATGGAVRVEGDDCRAIEAPDLPFVIGFDGGAGDTGQLVAGVRALREEYDFAADTVESIGDIVRRGEEALVAGDIAELGELMNFNHGLLEALGVSSRSLDQMVWAARDAGAHGAKLTGAGGGGCIVALDPTDSTETALRYTPGCEDAFRAELDTDGVRAEEP